A region of Rhizorhabdus wittichii RW1 DNA encodes the following proteins:
- a CDS encoding heat shock protein Hsp20 (PFAM: heat shock protein Hsp20), with the protein MVRRMLRGPTWSTSLDEETDPMRSLDFAPLLRSSIGFENLNRLVDFARGDGDSYPPYNIEKTGDGAYRIQMALAGFTRDEIDVTVQDNVLIIIGRAVEATDADKREFLHRGIAKRAFERRFQLADTIKVTGAGYENGLLNVELVREIPEHKKPRRIAIDGVEPQSVIDAEPSKAAA; encoded by the coding sequence ATGGTCCGGCGGATGCTCCGCGGACCGACATGGTCAACATCGCTTGATGAGGAAACAGACCCGATGCGTAGCCTTGATTTCGCTCCCCTCCTCCGATCCTCGATCGGCTTCGAGAATCTCAACCGCCTCGTCGACTTCGCGCGCGGCGACGGCGACAGCTATCCGCCCTACAATATCGAGAAGACGGGCGACGGCGCCTATCGCATCCAGATGGCGCTCGCCGGCTTCACCCGCGACGAGATCGACGTGACCGTGCAGGACAATGTGCTGATCATCATCGGCCGCGCCGTCGAGGCCACCGATGCCGACAAGCGCGAATTCCTGCATCGCGGCATCGCCAAGCGCGCGTTCGAGCGCCGTTTCCAGCTCGCCGACACCATCAAGGTGACCGGCGCCGGCTATGAGAACGGCCTGCTCAACGTCGAGCTGGTGCGCGAGATCCCCGAGCACAAGAAGCCGCGCCGCATCGCCATCGACGGCGTCGAGCCCCAGTCGGTGATCGACGCGGAGCCGAGCAAGGCCGCCGCGTAG
- a CDS encoding acetyl-coenzyme A carboxylase carboxyl transferase subunit alpha (TIGRFAM: acetyl-CoA carboxylase, carboxyl transferase, alpha subunit~PFAM: acetyl-CoA carboxylase, alpha subunit), with protein sequence MVAYLEFEKPIAELQARIAELRSTADAGSLDLESEASKLEAKSDKLLRDTYAKLTPWQKTQVARHPERPHFKDYVAGFITDFMPLAGDRAFADDQAIIGGLGRLGDRKVMVIGHEKGDDTASRIRHNFGMAKPEGYRKAIRLMELADRFGLPVVSLVDTSGAFPGIQAEERGQAEAIARSTEACLALGVPMVAAVVGEGGSGGAIAVAAANSVLMFEHAVYSVISPEGCASILWRTGDKAAEAAEAMKVTAADLQKLGVVDRVVAEPVGGAHRDPAAAIAALGAAIGEELDKLAGKKPTALRAARRDKFLAIG encoded by the coding sequence ATGGTTGCCTATCTCGAATTCGAAAAGCCTATCGCCGAGCTGCAGGCGCGCATCGCCGAACTCCGGTCGACCGCCGACGCCGGTTCGCTCGACCTCGAGAGCGAAGCCTCCAAGCTCGAAGCCAAGTCCGACAAGCTGCTGCGCGACACCTATGCGAAGCTGACGCCGTGGCAGAAGACGCAGGTCGCCCGCCACCCCGAGCGCCCGCACTTCAAGGACTACGTTGCCGGCTTCATCACCGATTTCATGCCGCTGGCAGGCGACCGCGCCTTCGCCGACGATCAGGCGATCATCGGTGGCCTCGGTCGCCTGGGCGACCGCAAGGTGATGGTGATCGGCCATGAGAAGGGCGACGACACCGCCTCGCGCATCCGCCACAATTTCGGCATGGCCAAGCCCGAGGGCTATCGCAAGGCGATCCGGCTGATGGAACTGGCCGACCGCTTCGGCCTGCCGGTGGTCAGCCTCGTCGACACCTCGGGCGCCTTTCCCGGCATCCAGGCCGAGGAGCGCGGCCAGGCCGAGGCGATCGCGCGCTCGACCGAGGCCTGCCTCGCGCTCGGCGTGCCGATGGTCGCGGCGGTCGTCGGCGAAGGCGGCTCGGGCGGGGCGATCGCGGTCGCGGCGGCCAACAGCGTGCTGATGTTCGAACATGCCGTCTATTCGGTGATCTCGCCCGAGGGTTGCGCCTCGATCCTGTGGCGCACCGGCGACAAGGCGGCCGAGGCGGCCGAGGCGATGAAGGTCACCGCCGCCGATCTCCAGAAGCTCGGCGTGGTCGACCGCGTGGTGGCGGAGCCGGTCGGCGGCGCGCATCGCGATCCGGCCGCCGCGATCGCGGCGCTCGGCGCCGCCATCGGCGAGGAGCTCGACAAGCTGGCCGGCAAGAAGCCGACGGCGCTGCGCGCCGCGCGCCGCGACAAGTTCCTCGCCATCGGCTGA
- a CDS encoding peptidase M48, Ste24p (PFAM: peptidase M48, Ste24p), whose product MKTFLLWTSLSLVAIPGVALAQVQSISASDKRTGAEAHPQLVQEFGGAMKGPAADYVERVGRKIAVQSGLSNSERDFTVTLLDSPVNNAFAIPGGYVYVTRGLLAIMNDEAELASVLGHEVGHVAARHSAKRQQTATITSVLAGIVGAVAGDSGVGSLIGRGAGVGADLITKGFSRTQEYQADDLGVRYLANAGYDPLASSDMLGVLGAQQDLDARISGKANSLPTWASTHPNSVDRVKRARGKAQETGKAGRGLRNNDALLDAVDGLVWGDDPAKGFLDGQEFKLPTQRLAFTVPRGYAVSNTDAAVTISGNGGQASFSGGAIGSGGLDGYIGQVFSKLGGNIRHGQVQGGKGKGVDFRYAFGQGNSNAGPLDVGVFAYRPDNGATAYHFVTLTRSGQGIGPFESLVESMRRLSAAEAQGARPLRVKVLKVKAGETPDTFARMMAFPDAPLDRFLVLNGLEKGDTLRTGERVKVIVRN is encoded by the coding sequence ATGAAGACGTTTCTGCTCTGGACCAGTCTGTCGCTCGTCGCCATTCCCGGCGTCGCCCTGGCGCAGGTCCAGTCGATTTCGGCCAGCGACAAGCGCACCGGCGCGGAGGCGCATCCGCAGCTCGTCCAGGAATTCGGCGGCGCGATGAAGGGCCCGGCCGCCGACTATGTCGAGCGGGTCGGCCGCAAGATCGCGGTCCAGTCGGGTCTGTCCAATTCGGAGCGCGACTTCACCGTCACGCTGCTCGATTCGCCGGTCAACAACGCCTTCGCCATACCCGGCGGCTATGTCTATGTGACCCGCGGCCTGCTCGCGATCATGAACGACGAGGCGGAACTCGCCTCGGTGCTGGGGCATGAGGTCGGCCATGTCGCCGCGCGCCACTCGGCCAAGCGACAGCAGACCGCGACGATCACCTCGGTGCTCGCCGGCATCGTCGGCGCGGTCGCGGGCGATTCGGGGGTGGGCAGCCTGATCGGCCGGGGCGCGGGCGTCGGTGCCGACCTGATCACCAAGGGCTTCTCGCGCACCCAGGAATATCAGGCCGACGATCTCGGCGTCCGCTATCTGGCCAATGCCGGCTATGACCCGCTCGCCTCGTCGGACATGCTCGGCGTGCTGGGCGCGCAGCAGGACCTCGACGCGCGGATCAGCGGCAAGGCGAATTCGCTGCCGACCTGGGCCAGCACCCATCCCAATTCGGTCGACCGGGTGAAGCGCGCGCGCGGCAAGGCGCAGGAGACCGGCAAGGCCGGCCGAGGCCTGCGCAACAACGACGCGCTGCTCGACGCGGTCGACGGGCTGGTGTGGGGCGACGATCCGGCCAAGGGCTTCCTCGACGGGCAGGAGTTCAAGCTGCCGACCCAGCGGCTCGCCTTCACCGTGCCGCGCGGTTATGCGGTCAGCAACACCGACGCCGCCGTGACGATCAGCGGCAATGGCGGCCAGGCGAGCTTCTCGGGCGGCGCGATCGGCTCAGGCGGGCTCGACGGCTATATCGGCCAGGTCTTCTCGAAGCTCGGCGGGAACATCCGCCATGGCCAGGTCCAGGGCGGCAAGGGCAAGGGTGTCGATTTCCGCTACGCCTTCGGCCAGGGAAATAGCAATGCCGGGCCGCTCGACGTCGGCGTGTTCGCCTACCGCCCCGATAACGGCGCGACGGCCTATCATTTCGTGACGCTGACCCGGTCGGGGCAGGGGATCGGCCCGTTCGAATCGCTGGTCGAGAGCATGCGCCGCCTGTCGGCCGCCGAGGCGCAGGGCGCCCGCCCGCTGCGCGTCAAGGTGCTCAAGGTCAAGGCGGGCGAGACCCCCGACACCTTCGCGCGGATGATGGCCTTCCCCGACGCGCCGCTCGACCGCTTCCTGGTGCTCAACGGCCTGGAGAAGGGCGACACGCTGCGCACCGGCGAGCGGGTCAAGGTGATCGTGCGGAATTAG